The genomic DNA GCAAGCTGTCACCCACCCTATGGATCTGCCCATGCACAAACCCCTTTCCGCCATCGCGCTTGCCGCCGGCCTCGCCGCCAGCGGGCTGATCGCCGCCTCTTCGGCCCACGCCCAGGCTCTCGATGCCGCCGGCCTGCAGGCCATCGACACCGCCGTGAACAAGGTGGCGCCCAAGATGGTCAATTGGCGCCGCGACATCCATGCCCACCCCGAGCTCTCGGGCCAGGAGGTGCGCACCGCCAAGCTCGTGGCCGAGCACCTGAAGAAACTGGGCATGGAGGTGCAGACCAACGTGGGCGGCACCGGCGTGGTGGGCACCCTGCGCGGCGGGCTGCCGGGCAAGGTGGTGGCGCTGCGCGCCGACATGGACGCATTGCCCGTGCCCGAGAACACCGGCCTGCCCTTTGCCTCGAAGATGAAGGCCAACTACCTGGGCAAGGAAGTGCCGGTGATGCACGCCTGCGGCCACGACGCCCACGTGGCCATGCTCATGGGCGCGGCCGAGGCGCTGGCCGGCATGAAGGCCCAGCTGCCCGGCACCATCAAGTTCATCTTCCAGCCCGCCGAGGAAGGCGCGCCCGTGGAGGCCGACGCCAACGGCAAGGTGCCCAGCTTCGGGGCCAAGGCCATGGTGGAAGAGGGCGCCTTGAAGGATGTGCAGGCCATCTACGGCCTGCACATCACGGCCAACCTGCCGTCCGGCGTGGTGGGCTACCGCAGCGGCCCGCTCATGGCCGGATCGGACAACATCAGCATCCAGGTGGAAGGGCGCGGCGGCCATGGCTCGTCGCCCTGGAACGCGGTGGACCCGGTGGTGGCGGCCAGCCAGGTGGTGCTGGGCCTGCAGACCGTGGTGAGCCGCCAGCTCAACATCAGCCAGGAGCCCGCGGTGGTCACCATCGGCTCCATCCACGGCGGCACGCGCTACAACATCATTCCGGACAACGTGGAGCTGCTGGGCACCCTGCGCACCTTTGACGAGGGCATGCGCCAGGAGGCCTTGAAGCGCATCACCACCACCGCCGAGCAGATCGCGGCGTCGAGCGGCGCCAAGGCCAAGGTGCGCTTCGGACCCGTGGCCTACCCGGTGACCACCAACCCGGCCGAGCTGACGGCTGCCTCGCTGCCCGCGCTCAAGCTGGCCACGGGGGGCAAGGCGATGATCATCCCCAAGGTGAGTGGCTCGGAAGACTTCTCGGAGTTCCAGAAGGTCGCGCCCGGCTTCTTCTACTTTCTGGGCGCGCCGCCCAAGGGCGCGGACTTCAACAAGGCTCCGTCCAACCACTCGCCGTTGTTCGACATCGATGAAGACCAGCTGCCGGTGGGTGCGCGCACGCTGGCGGCGCTGGCGGTGGATTTCTTGCAGCGCAAGTAAGGCGTGGGCCTTGGCGCTGGGTGTGGTGCCGACGGGGCCGCATGGGGTTGGGGCTCTTCAGGTTGCGCGGGCTGAGCTTGTCGAAACCTTGGCTCGCTCGCAAGCTCTCTGATTGAGCGCATGCCTTTGTTGAAGGCGGGAGCCGGGGTGCGCGCCCGGCGGCGCGGTAACTTTCTCTTGGTTCGCCAAGAGAAAGTCACCAAAGAGAAGGCGACCCCCAGTCTGCGGCCCCTTCGCGGTGCGAAGGGGCAAACCTGCGTCGGGGCGGTTGCGGGGTGCGCCGCAGAACTCACTGCGCGCCTTTGGCGCTCCGTTCAGACAACTGCGGCGAGTCAGTGCACGAAGCATGCGCGCTCCGACGCGCATGCCACCCCGCAGCCGCCCCGCCGCAGGCGCAGCCAGCAGGGGGTGGACAGCCGAACAGCCACACGGGCCTTTGCTTCGCTCGGCCTGGCGGTCGCGGCGCAAAGCGCCTGCGCGTTCGGGGGCCGAGCGCAGCGATGGCCCGTGTGGATGTTGGCTCCCCCAGCCCTTCAGGATGCGCCGAGGAGCGCAGTGCGGGGGGCGGGCGTGTGCCGAAGGACACACGCCTTCGTTGACTGACTCGCTGCGGTTGTCTGAGCGAAGCGCGAAGCGCGCAGCGAGTTCCGCAGCGCGCCCCTCGCACGAGCACCGCAGGTTGCCCCGCTCGCCCAGCGGGCGAGTGGGGACGCAGGCCGTAGGGTCGCCCTTTCTTTGGTGACTTTCTTTCGGCGACGCGAAAGAAAGTTACTCGCACGCCGGGCGACTCCCGGCCTCCGCCCTTCAACCAGGCATGCTGCCCATCAGCGAGCCTGCGAGCGCACCCAGGGTCCGACAAGCTCAACCCGACCGGGTGTGGAGCGCAGCGCCCCGGCCCACCAGCAGCCGAAACGGCAGCAGCAGCGCCACGCCCAGCACCAGCTTCACCCCCAGGTCCCCCAGCGCCCACGTCACCCAAGGGTCGCTGCTACCGGCAAAGGCGATGCTCCAGAACACTGCCGTGTCCAGCACCGCAGCCATCAGCGTGGCCACCAGCGGCGCGCGCCACCACGTGCCGTGGCGCAGCCGGTCGAACACGGCGATGTCCAGCCATTGCGACAGCAAAAACGCCGTGCCGGACGCGATGGCAATGCGCCCAGGTGCCAGCACCAGCGACGCGGCCACCGCCACGGCAAAGCCCACCCAGGCCACGCGGCGCGCCTGCTGCGGGCCGTGGGCGCGGTTGACCAGCTCACTCACCAGGAAGGCGACCGGGTAGGTGATCGCGCCCCAGGTGAGCCAGTCGTTGATCGGGAACTGCACCAGGATGTTGGAAGCCAGCACCACGGCGGCCATGGCCAGGGCAGCGGCAGCGAACTGCGCGCGGGTCGGGTGCGTCAGCGCAGCCGGCATGCCACCACCACTACGTCAGGCCGTGGTGCCCAGCAGGGCGCGCGCAACCGCCTCGCCCACCTTGATCCCGTCCACCCCCGCGGACAGGATGCCGCCCGCATAGCTCGCGCCTTCGCCCGCCGGGTACAGGCCGGGGGTGTTCAGGCTCTGCAGGTTCTCATTGCGCCCGATCTTGAGCGGCGACGACGTGCGTGTCTCCACGCCGGTCAGCACCGCGTCGTGCATGTCGAAGCCCTTGATCTTGCGGCCGAACACGGGCAGCGCCTCGCGCAGTGCCGCGATGGCGTAGCCGGGCAGGGCGGCGTGCAGGTCGCCCAGGGCCACGCCGGGCTTGTACGAAGGCTCCACATCGCCCAGGTGCTTCGATGGAGTGCCCTGGATGAAGTCGCCCACCAGTTGCCCCGGCGCGCTGTAGTCGCGCCCGCCGAGCACGAAGGCGTTGGATTCGAGCTGGCGTTGCAGCACGATGCCCGCCAGCGGGTGGAACTGGCCCTGCGGCAGCGCTTCGATGCCGTGGGTGTGGCCCAGGTGGGTGTCGAAGGCGGCGGCATCGGTGGGGTAGTCGCTCGGGTCGATCCCCACCACCATGCCCGCGTTGGCGTTGCGTTCGTTGCGCGAGTACTGGCTCATGCCGTTGGTGACCACGCGGTTCGGCTCGCTGGTGGCGGCCACCACGGTGCCGCCGGGGCACATGCAGAAGCTGTACACCGCCCGGCCGTTCTGCGCATGGTGCACCAGCTTGTAGTCGGCCGCGCCCAGGAGCGGGTGGCCGGCGTGGCGGCCCCAGCGCGCGCGGTCGATGATGCCCTGCGGGTGCTCGATGCGAAAGCCGATGGAAAACGGCTTGGCCTCCATGGCGACGCCGCGGTCGTACAGCATCGCAAAGGTGTCGCGCGAGCTGTGGCCCAGGGCCATCACCACATGGTCGGCGCGCAGGTCGGTGGTCTCGCCCGTGGCCTGGTTCAGCACCTTCAGGCCGCGCAGGTGGCGGTTCTCCCCGGTGCCTTCGACGACCACGTCCGTCACGCGCTGCTCGAAGCGGATCTCGCCGCCCAGCGCGATGATCTGCTCGCGCAGGTTCTCCACCACCTTCACCAGCTTGAAGGTGCCGATGTGCGGGTGGGCGACGTACAAAATCTCTTCAGGGGCGCCGGCCTTGACGAACTCGTTCATCACCTTGCGGCCCAGGTGGCGCGGGTCCTTGATCTGGCTGTAGAGCTTGCCGTCGCTGAAGGTGCCCGCGCCGCCCTCGCCGAACTGCACGTTGCTTTCGGCATGCAGCTCGCGCTTGCGCCACAGGCCCCAGGTGTCCTTGGTGCGCTCGCGCACGGGCTTGCCGCGCTCGAGCACGATGGGCTTGAAGCCCATCTGCGCCAGCACCAGCGCCGCGAAGATGCCGCAGGGGCCAAAGCCCACCACCACGGGGCGCAGGGGCAGCTCGGCCGGGGCCTGGCCCACGGGCTGCCAGGCCATGTCGGGCGTGGGCTGGATGTGCGGGTGGCTGTCGAACTGCGCCAGCAGCGCGGCTTCATGCTCCGGCCGGGCCAGGGTGATGTCGATGATGTACACCGCCAGCAGTTCCACCTTGCGCGCGTCGAAGCTGCGCTTGAAGACGTTCAGGTGGGTGATGTCGGCCGGGGCCAGGCCCAGCAGCCTGGCGGCGGCGGCGCGCAGCAGCGCGTCGGGGTCTTCGGCCGCCGTGAAGGGCAGCCGGATTTCGGAGAGGCGGATCATGGTCTTGCGGGCCCGTGTCGATCGGGCGGGGTGCAAAGTCGTGGGGCCGTGATTTTACCGGGCCGCTGGCGCGCGGCCCCGTGCCTGCCGTGGGCGCCCTTGGCGTGGGGTAGGCGATTTTTCAAAAATGATAGCTGCTACCGCTTGATGGATAAGCGCTGCAACCGGTTTTTATGCGGATCTTCCGTCGCCGGTGGCCTCGCCCCTGCGCCAGCGCAGCTCGGCCACGCCAAAGCCCAGCGCGGCCAGCAGCAGGGGCAGGAAGTAGTACAGCGCCCGGTACGCCAGCAGGGCCGCCAGCACCTTGTCCTGGCCCAGCGCGCCGTGGGCCAGCAGCGCGACGCCCACGGCCTCCAGCACGCCCAGGCCCGCGGGCACCCGCAGGACCAGCCCGGCCACAGCTCCCAGCTGCACGGTGGCGAGCGCGGCGGGGTAGCTCACCGCGCCCTGCAGCACGGCCCACAGCGCCGCGCCCATGAGCATCCAGTTCGTGGCCGACGCCGCCACCTGCCACAAGGCCACGGGCCACCGGGGCAGCGGAAAGGCGTGGCCGCGCAGCGTGAGGGCCCGTCCGCCGCGCGCGGCGCACAGCGCCACGTACGCCACGGGCAGGCAGCCCAGCACCGCGCCGCCCAGCCGCCATTGCCATGGCGTGGCGGCCCAGCCGGCCAGCAGCGGGGGCTGCCACAGCCAGGGGAGGACCGCCGCGAGCAGCAGGTAGCCCACCCAGTTGGTCAGCACGCTGGTGCCCACCACCTGCCCGATGGTGCCCGCGTCCACCCCGCGCCGCGCGTACAGCCGGTAGCGCACGCCCACGCCGCCGATCAGCGAGCCCAGGTTGAGCGTGAAGGGATAGCTGGTCATCGCGATGCCCAGCGTGGCGCGGCGCGTGAGCCGGTGGCCGCTGCAGTGGCGGCCCACCCAGTCGAAGCTGCCGTAGGTGAAATGGCTGGTCAGGGCCAGCGCTCCCGCCACGGCGAGCGCGCTGGCGGGCAGCGCCTGCAGGGCGCGCAACACGGCGGGCCAGTCCACCAGGCGCGCCTGCCGGAAGATGAGCCAGGCCACCCCCCCGAAGAACGCCGCCGCGAGGCCGCGCGTGAGCCACGGCCACCAGGGGCGCTGGGTGAGGCCGCGCCAGCCGGAAGGGGCGCCGGGGGCCTGCCTGCCCGCGGCCAGGGGCGGCAGGGCCGGGTGGCGCGGGGTCGTGGTGGTGGCTGCCATGGGATGCCGGGGCCGCCTAGGCGGCCACGCCCGCGCTGCTGTTGTTGTTGGTGCCGTTGCCGGCGGCATCGCCCGCGGGCTGCGCGGGGGCCGGCGCCTTGCGGACCATGGTGATGGTGGGCTCGTGGCGGGGCAGCCAGCCGGCCCAGGTGGGAAACCACCGCATCAGGTGGAAGACCACGTAGCTGCGCAGCAGGCGCAGGCCGTCCAGCCGCCCCGGCGGCGGGGCCTCGATCTGCCGGCAGTTGTTCTCCATCAGCCGCGCCAGGCGGCGATGGAGCTGGGCGTTGAAGCCGCGGTCCTGGATGATCACGTTGGCCTCGAGGTTGAGCGACAGGCTCAGCGGGTCGAGGTTGCTGGAGCCGACGGTGGACCATTCGTCGTCCACCAGCGCCACCTTGCCGTGCAGGGGCCGCTCGCAGTATTCATACACCTGCACGCCCGCGCGCAGCAGGTGGTCATAGAGCATGCTGGCCGCCGTGCGCACGATGGCCATGTCGGGCTGGCCCTGCAGGATGAGCCGCACGTCGACCCCGCGTTTGGCGGCGCGCCGCATCTCGCGGATGAAGCGGTAGCCCGGGAAGAAATACGCATTGGCGATCACCACGCGATGGCGTGCCGACCGCAGGGCCACGCGGTAGTGGCGTTCGATGTCGCTGCGGTGGTCGTGGTTGTCGCGGGTCACGAAAATGGCATGGGCGGTGCCCGCGTGGGGCCGCCCTGTGGCGGCCGCGCCGCCCGGGCGCCGGCGCTGC from Acidovorax sp. A79 includes the following:
- a CDS encoding amidohydrolase — translated: MHKPLSAIALAAGLAASGLIAASSAHAQALDAAGLQAIDTAVNKVAPKMVNWRRDIHAHPELSGQEVRTAKLVAEHLKKLGMEVQTNVGGTGVVGTLRGGLPGKVVALRADMDALPVPENTGLPFASKMKANYLGKEVPVMHACGHDAHVAMLMGAAEALAGMKAQLPGTIKFIFQPAEEGAPVEADANGKVPSFGAKAMVEEGALKDVQAIYGLHITANLPSGVVGYRSGPLMAGSDNISIQVEGRGGHGSSPWNAVDPVVAASQVVLGLQTVVSRQLNISQEPAVVTIGSIHGGTRYNIIPDNVELLGTLRTFDEGMRQEALKRITTTAEQIAASSGAKAKVRFGPVAYPVTTNPAELTAASLPALKLATGGKAMIIPKVSGSEDFSEFQKVAPGFFYFLGAPPKGADFNKAPSNHSPLFDIDEDQLPVGARTLAALAVDFLQRK
- a CDS encoding VUT family protein produces the protein MAAVVLASNILVQFPINDWLTWGAITYPVAFLVSELVNRAHGPQQARRVAWVGFAVAVAASLVLAPGRIAIASGTAFLLSQWLDIAVFDRLRHGTWWRAPLVATLMAAVLDTAVFWSIAFAGSSDPWVTWALGDLGVKLVLGVALLLPFRLLVGRGAALHTRSG
- a CDS encoding NAD(P)/FAD-dependent oxidoreductase, with translation MIRLSEIRLPFTAAEDPDALLRAAAARLLGLAPADITHLNVFKRSFDARKVELLAVYIIDITLARPEHEAALLAQFDSHPHIQPTPDMAWQPVGQAPAELPLRPVVVGFGPCGIFAALVLAQMGFKPIVLERGKPVRERTKDTWGLWRKRELHAESNVQFGEGGAGTFSDGKLYSQIKDPRHLGRKVMNEFVKAGAPEEILYVAHPHIGTFKLVKVVENLREQIIALGGEIRFEQRVTDVVVEGTGENRHLRGLKVLNQATGETTDLRADHVVMALGHSSRDTFAMLYDRGVAMEAKPFSIGFRIEHPQGIIDRARWGRHAGHPLLGAADYKLVHHAQNGRAVYSFCMCPGGTVVAATSEPNRVVTNGMSQYSRNERNANAGMVVGIDPSDYPTDAAAFDTHLGHTHGIEALPQGQFHPLAGIVLQRQLESNAFVLGGRDYSAPGQLVGDFIQGTPSKHLGDVEPSYKPGVALGDLHAALPGYAIAALREALPVFGRKIKGFDMHDAVLTGVETRTSSPLKIGRNENLQSLNTPGLYPAGEGASYAGGILSAGVDGIKVGEAVARALLGTTA
- a CDS encoding lysylphosphatidylglycerol synthase domain-containing protein, which gives rise to MAATTTTPRHPALPPLAAGRQAPGAPSGWRGLTQRPWWPWLTRGLAAAFFGGVAWLIFRQARLVDWPAVLRALQALPASALAVAGALALTSHFTYGSFDWVGRHCSGHRLTRRATLGIAMTSYPFTLNLGSLIGGVGVRYRLYARRGVDAGTIGQVVGTSVLTNWVGYLLLAAVLPWLWQPPLLAGWAATPWQWRLGGAVLGCLPVAYVALCAARGGRALTLRGHAFPLPRWPVALWQVAASATNWMLMGAALWAVLQGAVSYPAALATVQLGAVAGLVLRVPAGLGVLEAVGVALLAHGALGQDKVLAALLAYRALYYFLPLLLAALGFGVAELRWRRGEATGDGRSA
- the clsB gene encoding cardiolipin synthase ClsB: MSLSSRSFRAPRSSRWVPGNHFDLLENGEEFFPRVFGAIEKARREVLLETFILFEDKIGQELHAALLAAARRGVEVHVLVDGFGSPDLSDGFVGSLVEAGVRFRIFDPGRRFMGQRLNMLRRMHRKMVVVDGELGFIGGINYSADHVADFGPEAKQDYAVQVRGPIVAQMHHFLREAVQEGAQRRRPGGAAATGRPHAGTAHAIFVTRDNHDHRSDIERHYRVALRSARHRVVIANAYFFPGYRFIREMRRAAKRGVDVRLILQGQPDMAIVRTAASMLYDHLLRAGVQVYEYCERPLHGKVALVDDEWSTVGSSNLDPLSLSLNLEANVIIQDRGFNAQLHRRLARLMENNCRQIEAPPPGRLDGLRLLRSYVVFHLMRWFPTWAGWLPRHEPTITMVRKAPAPAQPAGDAAGNGTNNNSSAGVAA